One genomic region from Listeria monocytogenes encodes:
- a CDS encoding YhgE/Pip domain-containing protein — protein sequence MRKVYEIFILDWRRLFKAPLALLLVIALIILPSLYAWFNIEALWDPYSNTSGIKVAVSIDDEGAEIDVPGKKPQQVNVGNQLKKTLEKNKKLGWTFVSEDEAKKGVKSGKYYASIHIPKDFSEDMVSVVNDNVTKPTIDYSVNEKINAIAPKMTESGATTIVNQISSEFVGTVSKAVLEEFNKAGIDLENELPTIRRLKTKVFQVQDALPELKKMGAEAVKIEAKLPELKAKANQVVELNEKIPELNKATENVLLVEQQLPKIDQLGQDILVLQKKIPEIKQIAESVKEVDENFGTIKKTVNDAVNESGKALDVIDTAMAAIPTVEKIAQNGSGYVDKVSDFADEINKSFDTLAPAIKQNLTLMKQMADNIYQVTEAIKNGSITPEQAITELKKMEQDIDSLQQMITKQTATLESLNETLPNKPFTDLIANLKTINSQLGAQKETITKVRTELENGAQPSEELLNQLNEQAKNVSEKLDQILANYDSEIVPAIKVGLNQIQGDLKDSQKLLETLQAKIPEITQVLKDSRETLQTGQTYLEEFQERLPEIQKTLDEATKVINTKLDTIIAGINEAANFYQNDYPNVKANIKKAANFIRDDLPGLEKEINQASGLIQEKMPEFEKAIKIAADLSREELPEFEKAINNAANKITDFDKNYDLQSIIKMLRNDADKDSSFIASPVKLKETSYYPIPNYGSASSPFYTALCLWVGALLLISLLRVDVEVPAGIFSHYHRYFGRLLTFLSIGLMQALIVTLGNIFLLGVSIAEPLLHVLFSMFISVVFMTIVYTLVSLFNNVGKGIAIILLVLQISGAGGNFPIQVSPPFFQAIYPFLPFTYAVSLIRESVGGLYMPTVWIDMSVLAGFAILFITLGILLKKPLDKVVPKLSEKAKRSKLIH from the coding sequence ATGCGGAAAGTATACGAAATATTTATTTTAGACTGGCGCCGTCTCTTTAAAGCGCCTTTAGCTTTATTATTAGTAATTGCATTAATTATTTTGCCATCACTATATGCTTGGTTTAATATTGAAGCACTTTGGGATCCGTACTCCAACACTTCGGGGATCAAAGTGGCAGTTTCGATTGATGATGAAGGCGCGGAAATAGACGTACCAGGGAAAAAGCCCCAACAAGTGAACGTCGGGAACCAGCTCAAGAAAACGCTAGAAAAAAATAAAAAACTTGGTTGGACTTTTGTAAGTGAGGATGAAGCGAAAAAAGGCGTGAAAAGTGGAAAATACTATGCGTCTATTCATATTCCAAAAGATTTTTCAGAAGATATGGTTTCGGTCGTCAATGATAATGTTACCAAACCGACAATCGATTATTCCGTCAATGAAAAAATCAATGCTATCGCCCCAAAAATGACGGAGAGCGGTGCAACGACGATTGTTAATCAAATTAGCTCTGAGTTTGTTGGTACAGTTAGTAAAGCCGTTTTGGAAGAGTTTAATAAAGCAGGGATTGATCTTGAAAATGAATTGCCAACAATTCGTCGATTAAAAACCAAGGTATTCCAAGTGCAAGACGCTTTACCAGAACTGAAAAAAATGGGAGCAGAAGCGGTCAAAATAGAAGCCAAACTGCCTGAACTGAAAGCGAAAGCAAACCAAGTTGTCGAGCTAAACGAAAAAATTCCTGAACTAAATAAAGCGACAGAAAACGTCTTATTAGTGGAACAACAACTACCAAAAATTGACCAACTCGGGCAAGACATTTTAGTGCTACAAAAGAAAATTCCTGAAATCAAACAAATCGCCGAATCGGTAAAAGAAGTAGATGAAAACTTCGGAACGATTAAGAAAACGGTCAATGACGCAGTGAATGAATCGGGCAAAGCGCTTGATGTGATTGATACTGCGATGGCGGCAATTCCCACAGTAGAAAAAATTGCTCAAAATGGCAGTGGCTATGTAGATAAAGTGTCTGATTTCGCAGATGAAATTAATAAGTCCTTCGATACGTTAGCGCCTGCAATTAAACAAAACTTAACGCTAATGAAGCAAATGGCAGACAATATTTATCAAGTCACAGAAGCAATTAAAAATGGCTCAATCACTCCAGAACAAGCCATTACGGAATTGAAGAAAATGGAGCAAGATATTGATTCCTTGCAGCAAATGATTACAAAACAAACCGCGACATTAGAAAGTTTAAATGAAACATTGCCGAATAAGCCATTTACCGATTTAATTGCGAATTTAAAAACGATTAATAGCCAGCTAGGCGCGCAAAAAGAAACAATTACAAAAGTACGCACAGAACTTGAAAATGGCGCGCAACCGTCCGAGGAACTTTTAAATCAACTGAATGAACAAGCGAAAAATGTTAGCGAGAAATTGGACCAAATTTTAGCCAACTATGATTCGGAAATCGTCCCAGCAATCAAAGTCGGCTTAAATCAAATTCAAGGAGATTTGAAAGATAGTCAAAAACTACTGGAAACGTTACAAGCAAAAATCCCAGAAATTACGCAGGTTTTAAAAGATTCCAGAGAAACACTACAGACAGGGCAAACCTACTTAGAAGAATTCCAAGAACGGCTACCAGAAATTCAAAAAACGTTAGATGAAGCAACGAAAGTAATCAACACTAAACTGGACACGATTATCGCGGGTATTAACGAAGCGGCAAACTTTTACCAAAACGATTATCCTAATGTAAAAGCCAATATTAAAAAAGCGGCCAACTTCATTCGCGATGATTTGCCAGGGCTCGAAAAAGAAATAAACCAAGCTTCGGGCCTCATCCAAGAAAAAATGCCAGAATTCGAAAAAGCGATTAAAATTGCGGCCGATCTTTCGCGGGAAGAATTGCCAGAATTTGAAAAGGCCATTAATAATGCAGCGAATAAAATTACCGACTTCGATAAAAATTACGATTTGCAAAGTATTATTAAAATGCTTAGAAACGACGCAGATAAAGATAGTTCGTTTATTGCTAGTCCAGTTAAGTTAAAAGAAACAAGCTACTATCCAATTCCAAATTACGGTTCGGCAAGTTCACCATTTTATACGGCTCTTTGTTTATGGGTGGGTGCGCTCTTGTTGATTTCCTTATTACGTGTGGATGTAGAAGTGCCAGCTGGGATTTTCAGTCATTACCATCGTTATTTTGGACGATTACTGACATTCTTATCTATCGGATTAATGCAGGCGCTTATAGTGACGCTCGGGAATATTTTCTTGCTCGGGGTATCCATCGCAGAACCATTACTACATGTACTATTCAGCATGTTTATCAGCGTCGTATTTATGACCATCGTCTACACGCTCGTATCACTATTTAATAATGTCGGAAAAGGGATTGCGATTATCCTGTTAGTTTTACAAATTTCAGGAGCAGGCGGGAACTTTCCAATTCAAGTTTCGCCGCCATTTTTCCAAGCGATTTATCCATTCTTGCCATTCACTTATGCCGTGAGTTTAATTCGGGAAAGTGTTGGCGGACTTTATATGCCAACTGTTTGGATTGATATGAGTGTTCTTGCCGGATTTGCCATTCTCTTTATCACGCTAGGCATTTTACTCAAAAAACCACTAGATAAAGTAGTACCCAAGCTATCAGAAAAAGCAAAACGAAGCAAGCTCATCCATTAA
- a CDS encoding GntR family transcriptional regulator, producing the protein MANKFKTLDKMVYNLLLEKIKNGELVPNEHLAEEKLAREFGVSRSPLRKAIATLTAQGIVSYHENSGAVLNDCIVDADRYVQLMETIEIFVDAAIAKAAHFGYEMDLEKLYARMQEMERFSYLTDLENYFDAHHRFILCLISFAENPYQVRIVKQIFFQMVHFSDGINMFKSVEIREWTNKKSNQIYELLAEGKIELARKTIKSMFAELTIQAYR; encoded by the coding sequence GTGGCAAACAAATTTAAAACATTAGATAAAATGGTTTATAACTTACTTCTTGAAAAAATTAAAAACGGTGAGTTAGTGCCGAATGAGCATTTAGCAGAAGAAAAGTTGGCTAGAGAATTCGGTGTTAGCCGCTCACCACTCAGAAAAGCCATTGCAACGCTTACTGCTCAAGGCATTGTCAGTTATCACGAAAATAGCGGTGCTGTTTTAAATGATTGTATTGTTGATGCGGATCGTTATGTGCAATTGATGGAAACCATTGAAATTTTTGTTGATGCAGCGATTGCGAAAGCAGCCCATTTTGGTTATGAAATGGATTTAGAGAAATTGTATGCTCGCATGCAAGAGATGGAGCGCTTTTCGTATCTAACTGATTTAGAAAATTATTTCGATGCGCATCATCGTTTTATTCTTTGCTTAATTAGTTTTGCCGAAAATCCCTATCAAGTGCGTATCGTCAAGCAAATTTTCTTTCAAATGGTTCATTTTTCAGATGGAATTAATATGTTTAAATCCGTTGAAATTAGAGAATGGACTAACAAAAAGAGCAATCAAATTTATGAGTTGCTTGCAGAAGGAAAAATAGAATTGGCCAGGAAAACGATTAAGTCCATGTTTGCAGAACTAACGATTCAAGCATACAGATAA
- a CDS encoding GNAT family N-acetyltransferase, producing MNQNKITAGGLEFLVRFALPTDRLKINGLMMDTARWLKESGSTQWSDILHGFDVHNIEQRIELGEVALFETEAGKLAGTMIIRKTPSDWDTDLWDNLAIDKAYYLHRIMVSREFSGISLSKQMIYFAEKLGIEMSVPFIRLDCIESNKTLNQMYLRYGFQFLGTKNGFHLYQKKLPQK from the coding sequence ATGAACCAAAATAAAATCACGGCTGGCGGACTGGAATTTCTAGTCCGCTTTGCTTTGCCAACGGATCGCCTCAAAATAAATGGCTTAATGATGGATACAGCTCGCTGGTTAAAAGAATCGGGTTCAACCCAGTGGAGCGACATTTTGCATGGTTTTGATGTCCATAATATCGAACAACGTATTGAACTTGGTGAAGTTGCCCTTTTTGAAACGGAAGCGGGTAAACTTGCTGGGACAATGATAATTCGGAAAACGCCTAGTGATTGGGATACAGATTTGTGGGATAATTTGGCAATTGATAAAGCCTATTATTTGCACCGTATTATGGTTTCTCGAGAGTTTTCCGGAATTTCATTAAGTAAGCAAATGATTTATTTTGCGGAAAAACTAGGGATTGAAATGTCCGTGCCGTTCATTCGGTTAGATTGCATTGAAAGTAATAAAACGCTCAATCAAATGTATCTCCGTTATGGTTTTCAGTTTTTGGGCACGAAAAACGGGTTTCATTTATATCAAAAAAAGCTGCCACAAAAGTGA
- a CDS encoding DUF975 family protein, whose protein sequence is MTISQVKQTAKESLRGNWGIAIGIFVLAWLIETVGGGVLGWIPVVGWIALFLLTGPLYTGVAWVYLAISRREQPDVAYMFSGFKQFGRTFLAYLLISIFTFLWSLLLIVPGIIKTYSYSQTFFILRDNPNISALDAITESRHMMNGHKGRLFGLSLTFLLWYLIPLAVAIAGTVIVAGGMATTSYTADPAEVISALAAGATFGGLVLILASWLITLGISLYVYPYLITSIAVFYDDLYAATEGTFTEETVIVEEEVNPFGATEADPFAEDTHPEGFGPDAAKEPETPVVPEAPETPEAPKDNNEPK, encoded by the coding sequence ATGACTATTTCACAAGTAAAACAGACAGCAAAAGAGTCGCTTCGTGGCAACTGGGGAATTGCCATTGGAATATTTGTGCTTGCTTGGTTAATCGAAACTGTTGGCGGAGGAGTACTTGGTTGGATTCCAGTCGTTGGGTGGATTGCACTATTCCTGCTAACTGGACCACTTTATACTGGAGTTGCTTGGGTGTACCTGGCAATCAGTCGCCGTGAACAACCAGATGTTGCTTATATGTTTAGTGGTTTTAAACAATTTGGACGTACATTTTTAGCTTACTTGCTTATTTCCATTTTCACATTCTTATGGAGCTTACTCTTAATCGTACCAGGAATTATTAAAACTTACTCTTATTCACAAACATTCTTTATCTTAAGAGATAATCCTAACATTTCCGCGCTAGATGCTATTACAGAAAGCCGCCACATGATGAATGGACATAAAGGTAGACTTTTTGGACTATCTCTTACATTCCTTCTATGGTATTTAATTCCTCTTGCTGTAGCGATTGCAGGTACGGTTATCGTTGCTGGGGGAATGGCTACTACATCTTATACAGCTGATCCTGCTGAAGTAATTTCAGCTCTTGCTGCTGGCGCTACTTTTGGCGGACTCGTTTTAATTCTAGCTTCCTGGTTAATCACACTTGGTATTTCACTTTATGTTTATCCTTATCTAATCACTTCTATCGCTGTGTTCTACGATGATTTATACGCAGCAACAGAAGGTACTTTTACAGAAGAAACGGTAATCGTGGAAGAAGAAGTAAATCCATTTGGAGCAACAGAAGCTGATCCATTTGCAGAGGATACACATCCAGAAGGCTTTGGACCAGATGCAGCAAAAGAACCCGAAACTCCAGTAGTACCGGAAGCTCCTGAAACACCAGAAGCTCCAAAAGATAACAATGAACCAAAATAA
- a CDS encoding Lmo0654 family protein, with translation MAHENLRELEDQLIELRQTYQEVISETREFEDPQLQNGPINAAEVRLSALRHEIAEVEKKIKKAESKTE, from the coding sequence ATGGCCCATGAGAATTTAAGAGAACTAGAAGATCAATTGATTGAGTTGCGACAAACATATCAAGAGGTAATCAGCGAAACAAGAGAGTTTGAAGACCCACAACTCCAAAATGGACCAATTAATGCAGCGGAAGTTAGATTAAGTGCATTACGTCACGAAATTGCCGAAGTAGAGAAGAAAATCAAAAAAGCAGAAAGCAAAACCGAATAA
- a CDS encoding metallophosphoesterase family protein has protein sequence MKPIFAVGDVHGEITLLDELLENWDKERERLLFVGDLIDRGENPAAVLRRVKALADETGAIVLKGNHEQMLLDFLENPSGKMHYYLSQGGMETIQSLIADSLDKKMTPEGLAKRVKEEASELIDFIRKLPLYYEEGKYVFVHAGVDLTKKDWHDTEERDFFWIREPFLFGQNKTGKVFIFGHTPVQNLHIDESSGIWVSEDKTRLDIDGGAVFGGELHGVVVEEKVITKSFSVKK, from the coding sequence ATGAAGCCAATTTTTGCTGTAGGAGATGTACACGGAGAGATTACGCTTTTAGACGAATTACTCGAAAACTGGGATAAAGAGCGAGAACGGCTTTTGTTTGTAGGAGATTTGATTGACCGCGGCGAAAACCCAGCTGCAGTACTTAGAAGAGTGAAAGCATTAGCTGACGAAACAGGAGCCATTGTCTTAAAAGGAAACCACGAACAAATGCTACTAGATTTTCTCGAAAATCCTTCTGGGAAAATGCATTATTATTTAAGTCAAGGTGGAATGGAAACGATTCAATCTTTAATCGCAGACTCTTTAGATAAAAAAATGACGCCGGAGGGATTAGCAAAGCGGGTAAAAGAAGAAGCTTCTGAACTCATTGATTTCATTCGGAAATTGCCGCTCTATTATGAAGAAGGCAAATATGTATTTGTGCATGCAGGTGTAGATTTGACGAAAAAAGATTGGCATGATACTGAGGAGCGTGATTTTTTCTGGATTCGCGAACCTTTCTTATTTGGACAGAATAAAACGGGGAAAGTCTTTATTTTCGGACATACCCCGGTACAAAATTTACATATTGATGAAAGTTCTGGTATTTGGGTTTCGGAAGATAAAACGAGACTTGATATTGATGGTGGTGCGGTTTTTGGCGGAGAACTTCACGGAGTAGTCGTTGAAGAAAAAGTCATCACAAAAAGTTTTTCTGTAAAAAAATAA
- a CDS encoding DUF420 domain-containing protein, translating to MEQNKEKLTKPTSEKNYFWPIMIISFVAVVVILLLFFSPIGYQGAVHFDITIFPRMNAIFNSFTFVFLVIALWAIIKKKNIKMHRGFILAAFTSTLFFLVSYLTFHYLSAETSTFGGTGIIRPIYFFILITHSFLAAIVVPLALFALVWGWTMQIEKHKKIVRWTMPIWLYVSLTGVLVYLFMAPYY from the coding sequence ATGGAACAAAATAAAGAAAAACTCACAAAGCCGACATCAGAAAAAAACTATTTTTGGCCGATAATGATTATATCATTTGTCGCGGTTGTGGTGATTTTGCTACTCTTCTTCTCACCCATTGGATATCAAGGGGCAGTGCATTTCGACATTACTATTTTCCCGCGTATGAACGCCATCTTTAATAGTTTTACCTTTGTATTTTTAGTTATTGCACTTTGGGCAATTATAAAAAAGAAAAACATTAAAATGCACCGTGGTTTCATTTTAGCAGCATTTACATCAACGCTTTTCTTCTTAGTATCTTACTTAACTTTCCATTACCTTTCAGCAGAAACTTCTACATTTGGCGGAACTGGAATTATCCGCCCAATCTACTTTTTCATCTTAATTACACATAGTTTCTTAGCGGCAATCGTCGTTCCACTCGCGCTATTTGCACTTGTTTGGGGCTGGACGATGCAAATTGAGAAACACAAAAAAATCGTTCGCTGGACCATGCCGATTTGGCTATATGTCAGTTTAACTGGCGTACTAGTATACTTATTTATGGCACCGTATTATTAA
- a CDS encoding endonuclease III domain-containing protein — protein MNVDEQKVRVLNNLVEHYGYQDWWEADNRLADWLSMILIQRTTEKNAKQALANLGPHLDLESLIEMDMATLEEYIYPAGFYKQKSIYIKALIKWFHGHGASLDKFQTYSTEDLRKELLGIKGVGEETADAMLLYIFERNVFIADLYARRLFSRLGFGEYKTYEQMREEFMPITENIPHKLCKEWHSVIDVHGKHFGKDKAMDESWLLEFSN, from the coding sequence GTGAATGTAGACGAACAAAAAGTCCGGGTTTTAAATAATTTAGTGGAGCATTATGGTTATCAAGATTGGTGGGAAGCGGATAATCGTCTTGCTGATTGGCTCTCGATGATATTAATCCAGCGTACGACAGAGAAAAATGCCAAACAAGCATTAGCGAACCTTGGACCGCATTTAGATTTAGAAAGTTTAATTGAAATGGATATGGCGACATTAGAAGAATACATCTATCCGGCTGGCTTTTATAAACAAAAAAGTATCTATATTAAAGCTCTTATCAAGTGGTTCCATGGCCACGGAGCTAGTTTAGATAAGTTCCAGACTTATTCAACAGAAGATTTACGAAAAGAGTTATTAGGCATAAAAGGTGTCGGGGAAGAAACGGCGGATGCGATGTTGCTGTATATTTTTGAGCGGAATGTGTTTATTGCTGATTTATATGCCAGACGACTATTTTCGCGATTAGGTTTTGGCGAATATAAAACCTATGAACAAATGCGTGAAGAGTTTATGCCGATTACAGAGAATATCCCGCATAAATTATGCAAAGAATGGCATTCGGTCATTGATGTTCACGGGAAGCATTTCGGTAAAGATAAAGCGATGGATGAATCGTGGTTGCTCGAATTTAGTAATTAA
- a CDS encoding Rgg/GadR/MutR family transcriptional regulator, which yields MIGYGKTVRDIRTSKGIHQKDLYDNIISKSFAIEFEKGKHDITLSLFEKILKRMNMDLDEFFYIHRELSKSAEKNYLCMNQERGNIYDLESLELLYSELSKHDGELVEVWKAFVRSRIKMVEHLLKYHEFTVDVITAKDKCTIQKYLFSIDTWTLEELKICANSIYFFEEDLQIQFLNQVIKAIQPYKNYDRARRVLCTLLINTIEVFISRGQLSSASKLLILLDSLCIYNESAFYRNISNFLKGLLKMQSNQIKEGYAQAKKAIQLMNDLHFEEIAYLYEILLDQFIQLEGIDILNY from the coding sequence ATGATTGGGTATGGTAAAACAGTGAGAGATATACGTACTTCAAAAGGAATACATCAAAAAGATTTATACGATAATATCATTTCCAAATCCTTCGCCATCGAATTTGAAAAAGGAAAACACGATATCACATTAAGTTTGTTTGAAAAAATATTAAAACGAATGAATATGGATTTAGATGAATTTTTTTATATCCATCGAGAACTTTCTAAATCCGCGGAAAAAAATTATTTGTGCATGAACCAAGAACGAGGAAATATTTATGATTTAGAGAGTTTGGAGCTATTATACAGCGAACTTTCTAAACATGATGGAGAATTAGTTGAAGTATGGAAAGCATTTGTCCGCTCGAGAATAAAAATGGTTGAACATTTGCTTAAATATCATGAATTCACAGTGGATGTCATTACTGCAAAAGATAAATGTACCATTCAAAAATATTTATTTTCGATTGATACGTGGACGCTAGAAGAACTTAAGATTTGCGCTAACTCTATTTATTTTTTTGAAGAAGATCTACAAATTCAATTTTTGAATCAAGTAATTAAAGCGATTCAACCTTATAAAAATTATGACCGAGCAAGGCGCGTTTTATGTACCCTTTTAATTAATACGATTGAAGTATTTATTTCCCGCGGTCAACTATCCTCTGCAAGTAAACTCCTCATCCTGTTAGATTCCTTATGTATCTATAATGAGAGTGCTTTCTACCGAAACATCTCGAATTTTTTAAAAGGTTTACTTAAAATGCAAAGCAATCAAATTAAAGAAGGGTACGCACAAGCAAAAAAAGCCATTCAATTGATGAATGACCTTCATTTTGAAGAAATTGCTTATTTGTATGAAATCTTGTTGGACCAGTTTATTCAATTAGAAGGTATAGATATACTTAATTACTAA
- a CDS encoding helix-turn-helix domain-containing protein — MAKAKYEENFKKSLVALYRRGKTKHSICQEFNVPHSTFGKWIKKFNNEENIESNEILNILQAQELKKQRVLLEEELSILTEAIAVFENPLPKNK, encoded by the coding sequence ATGGCTAAAGCAAAATATGAGGAAAATTTCAAAAAAAGTTTAGTTGCTTTATATCGCAGAGGAAAAACGAAGCATAGCATCTGCCAGGAATTTAACGTCCCTCACTCCACTTTTGGGAAATGGATTAAAAAGTTCAACAATGAGGAAAATATTGAGTCGAACGAGATTTTGAATATATTGCAAGCGCAAGAACTAAAAAAGCAACGTGTGTTATTAGAAGAAGAATTGTCTATTTTAACGGAAGCGATTGCTGTTTTTGAGAATCCGTTGCCTAAAAATAAATAA
- a CDS encoding carboxymuconolactone decarboxylase family protein produces the protein MKVSKSFEVFAKEAPEVQSAWMETVHKLDAASKLDKKTEELAYIAVMAATRLESGLPFHVKMAKSNGATRDEIISAILVGLPAVGNTVISALPIALDAFDEE, from the coding sequence ATGAAAGTAAGCAAATCATTTGAAGTATTCGCGAAAGAAGCTCCCGAAGTACAATCTGCCTGGATGGAAACCGTACATAAACTAGATGCCGCAAGTAAACTCGATAAAAAAACAGAAGAACTAGCATACATTGCTGTCATGGCCGCCACTCGCCTAGAAAGCGGACTCCCTTTCCATGTGAAAATGGCAAAATCAAACGGTGCAACTCGCGATGAAATCATTAGCGCCATTCTCGTCGGCTTACCTGCTGTTGGGAACACGGTAATAAGCGCTTTACCTATTGCCTTAGATGCCTTTGATGAAGAATAA
- the pdxK gene encoding pyridoxine/pyridoxal/pyridoxamine kinase: MTIKKTLTIAGSDSSGGAGLQADLKTFEEYGTYGFSAITTIVTMDPDNNWAHGVTPIDAQLVREQLKTILSGGPVDAMKTGMLGSIEIIKATREAIDKYDLKNVVIDPVMVCKGEDELIQPENAEAIRDLLLPKATITTPNLFEAGQLSGLGKLTTLDDMKAAAKKIIELGAKYVVIKGGKALESDKAIDLLYDGKEFTIYEVEKISPSHNHGAGCTFAAAITAGLAKGLTVEEAVAKAKDFVTAAIKGGFALNEFIGPVWHGAHNKAENR, from the coding sequence ATGACAATCAAAAAAACATTAACTATTGCAGGTTCTGATTCAAGTGGTGGTGCTGGTTTACAAGCAGACTTAAAAACGTTTGAAGAATATGGCACATACGGTTTTAGCGCGATCACAACAATTGTAACAATGGACCCAGACAACAACTGGGCGCACGGTGTTACTCCAATTGATGCGCAACTTGTTCGTGAACAACTAAAAACAATTCTTTCTGGCGGCCCAGTTGACGCAATGAAAACAGGTATGCTTGGTTCAATTGAAATCATTAAAGCAACACGCGAAGCCATCGACAAATACGATTTAAAAAATGTCGTAATCGACCCAGTTATGGTTTGTAAAGGCGAAGACGAATTAATCCAACCAGAAAACGCGGAAGCTATCCGCGACTTACTATTACCAAAAGCAACAATCACAACACCAAACTTATTCGAAGCAGGCCAATTGTCCGGCCTTGGCAAATTAACTACTTTAGATGATATGAAAGCAGCAGCGAAAAAAATCATCGAACTAGGCGCTAAATACGTTGTTATCAAAGGCGGAAAAGCCCTAGAAAGCGATAAAGCAATCGACCTACTTTATGATGGCAAAGAATTCACTATCTATGAAGTGGAAAAGATCTCTCCAAGCCACAATCACGGCGCTGGTTGTACTTTCGCAGCAGCAATCACAGCTGGACTTGCAAAAGGTTTAACTGTTGAAGAAGCTGTCGCAAAAGCAAAAGACTTTGTCACAGCAGCTATCAAAGGTGGATTTGCACTAAACGAATTCATCGGTCCTGTTTGGCATGGCGCTCATAATAAAGCAGAAAATAGATAA
- a CDS encoding Cof-type HAD-IIB family hydrolase has translation MIKVIASDMDGTLLNSDIEIAQENVEAIEKARAKGIHFVLCTGRMYDDAMGLINKANLYAPAICMNGAEIRDEHGKIILQHPIDRNLARNTYNTLTELGMYTEFFTDMGPITTDKARGKEFMIEMHKRIHPDVPAETIMDKVEERFESKDVHEIPDVERILGNKDLTILKFISFSSDKDILAKAKQKLEKDSELSVTSSFSDNIEITHREAQKGISLQYYVEKLGVTLDETFAIGDNMNDISMLKMAGYSVAMGNGEEEVKDLAEHVTLSNDEHGVAAAIYKMLETND, from the coding sequence ATGATTAAAGTTATTGCTTCAGACATGGATGGCACACTACTTAACTCTGATATCGAGATTGCACAAGAAAACGTCGAGGCAATCGAAAAAGCCCGCGCCAAAGGAATTCATTTCGTTCTTTGCACCGGACGTATGTATGACGATGCAATGGGGTTAATTAATAAAGCTAATTTATATGCACCAGCAATTTGTATGAATGGTGCGGAAATTCGTGACGAACACGGCAAAATCATTTTGCAACATCCGATCGATAGAAACCTAGCAAGAAACACTTACAACACGCTGACTGAATTAGGTATGTATACCGAATTTTTCACTGATATGGGCCCAATCACAACAGATAAAGCTCGTGGCAAAGAATTTATGATTGAAATGCACAAACGCATCCACCCAGACGTTCCCGCAGAAACCATTATGGATAAAGTAGAAGAACGTTTTGAATCCAAGGACGTTCACGAAATTCCTGATGTAGAGCGTATTTTAGGCAATAAAGATTTAACCATTCTAAAATTCATTTCCTTCTCTTCTGATAAAGACATTCTTGCAAAAGCCAAACAAAAACTAGAAAAAGATTCGGAACTATCCGTAACATCTTCTTTCTCCGATAATATTGAAATCACCCACCGCGAAGCACAAAAAGGTATTTCTTTACAATATTACGTAGAAAAATTAGGCGTAACACTTGATGAAACTTTTGCAATTGGAGATAATATGAATGATATTTCGATGTTAAAAATGGCTGGTTATAGTGTAGCTATGGGTAACGGCGAAGAAGAAGTCAAAGACCTTGCAGAACACGTAACTCTTTCGAATGATGAGCACGGCGTTGCAGCAGCCATCTATAAAATGTTAGAAACAAATGACTAA